A window from Apostichopus japonicus isolate 1M-3 chromosome 2, ASM3797524v1, whole genome shotgun sequence encodes these proteins:
- the LOC139981989 gene encoding actin-related protein 6-like, producing the protein MDSTSKVVILDNGAYSAKIGYSTDSEPRSIQNCIAKAKSERRKQFIGNQYEDCRDLSGLYYLLPFQKGYLVNWDVQRQIWEHVFSKDVNSLEPSETTMVITEPYFNFSAIQESMNEVFFEEYKFKALHRTNAGTLSAYLQMTDKPQEQCCLVVESGYSFTHIAPYHKGKKVSSAIRRINVGGKLLTNHLKEILSYRQLHVMDETYVINQVKEDACFVSSQFMKDMEISKLKGPENTIVRDYVLPDFQQIRRGYMKGQDSTASSTEQVIRLNNERFAVPEVLFNPSDVSIHEMGIPEAIVYCIGLVQEDMRPHLFKNIILTGGNSLFPGFKERVERDVRAMAPLDYEVKVTLPENAITHSWQGGKKLSQKDDFSSMCVTKKEFEEHGQSICQERFDV; encoded by the exons ATGGATTCAACTTCAAAGGTGGTTATCCTTGATAATGGTGCTTATTCCGCGAAAATCGGCTATTCAACAGACTCCGAACCAAG AAGTATTCAAAATTGTATAGCCAAAGCCAAAAGTGAAAGAAGGAAACAGTTTATTGGGAATCAGTATGAAGACTGCAGGGATCTATCAGGACTGTATTATCTCCTTCCTTTTCAGAAG GGCTATTTGGTCAACTGGGATGTACAAAGGCAAATCTGGGAACATGTCTTTAGTAAAGATGTCAATAGCCTGGAACCATCAGAAACAACTATGGTCATCACAGAACCTTACTTCAATTTCTCTGCTATTCAGGAATCAATGAACGAAGTCTTCTTTGAAGAATACAAATTCAAAGCTTTGCACAGAACTAACG CTGGTACCCTGAGTGCTTATTTACAAATGACAGATAAACCACAGGAACAGTGTTGTCTAGTTGTGGAGAGTGGCTACTCTTTTACTCACATCGCTCCATATCACAAAGGGAAGAAAGTATCATCAGCAATTCGAAG gaTAAATGTTGGAGGAAAGCTCTTAACAAACCACTTGAAGGAGATTCTGTCGTACCGACAGCTGCATGTCATGGATGAGACTTACGTCATAAACCAAGTCAAGGAAGATGCTTGCTTCGTATCATCACAATTTATGAAAGATATGGAAATATCCAA GCTGAAGGGTCCAGAGAACACAATTGTCAGAGATTATGTACTACCAGACTTCCAGCAAATCAGACGAGGTTACATGAAGGGCCAAGACTCAACAGCATCCAGTACTGAACAG GTAATCCGTTTGAATAATGAGAGGTTTGCTGTGCCTGAGGTGCTGTTCAACCCATCTGATGTTAGTATTCATGAAATGGGAATTCCTGAGGCTATAGTTTATTGCATTGGACTGGTTCAAGAAG ATATGAGACCCCACCTGTTCAAAAACATCATCCTAACTGGAGGTAACAGTCTGTTTCCTGGATTCAAGGAGAGGGTGGAACGAGACGTAAGGGCGATGGCCCCACTGGATTATGAAGTGAAAGTAACCCTGCCAGAGAA CGCCATTACTCACAGCTGGCAGGGAGGAAAGAAGCTATCGCAGAAGGATGACTTCAGTTCTATGTGTGTTACAAAGAAAGAGTTTGAAGAGCACGGGCAGTCCATTTGCCAAGAGAGATTTGATGTTTGA